Proteins encoded together in one Pseudomonas sp. ADAK13 window:
- a CDS encoding MFS transporter has protein sequence MAHFPKNNKTIFVRLFMNNPASGSMTHASSAKRGLPLTTNQRYATLGGSWAAWLFDALDATIFGFVLLAIATTFAVGLSDVVSTVAWFLLATGIGGFFLGNLCDKIGRKRTMMLSVLVYGTGTFLCGFAETLWQLDLFRFCVGIGVGGLWSAAAALVSEIWPPAGRAKAFAVMQTGWSGGGLLAAVFAWNFLDSNNPDSWRMLFIYASIPSFLTLIFIGLFVKESPVWLANREFMRNNTDKGRLTEIFSTNYLKTTLLGLSISVLGMYGYWIITTFMPAYLQNILNVRIDQAPVFIIWIGIGATIGYLAYGYLAESIGRRLAFATFFAGMAIMVPVFAYSATLMPLTDGKLTFTTQNVVTLGSLAALLGFFTGYFSGFGAWYAELFPTSIRATASGFCFNFGRIGAIAGIKLVPILIPIVGFTATISLASVAYVIAAIMVFTLQETKGVQLTSGN, from the coding sequence GTGGCGCATTTTCCCAAGAATAATAAAACCATCTTTGTGAGGCTTTTCATGAACAACCCCGCTTCCGGGTCTATGACCCATGCTTCAAGCGCCAAGCGCGGCCTGCCGCTGACCACTAACCAACGCTACGCCACATTGGGAGGCTCTTGGGCGGCGTGGCTGTTTGATGCACTGGACGCAACCATCTTCGGCTTCGTGCTGCTGGCGATTGCGACAACCTTCGCCGTGGGTTTGAGCGATGTTGTCTCCACGGTTGCATGGTTCCTGCTCGCCACGGGAATCGGCGGATTCTTCCTGGGAAACCTTTGCGACAAGATTGGGCGCAAGAGAACCATGATGCTGTCCGTGTTGGTATACGGCACCGGCACTTTCCTGTGCGGCTTTGCCGAAACCCTTTGGCAGCTTGATCTGTTTCGCTTTTGCGTCGGCATCGGTGTGGGTGGCTTGTGGTCAGCCGCGGCAGCACTGGTCTCGGAGATCTGGCCGCCTGCAGGTCGGGCCAAGGCCTTCGCGGTCATGCAAACCGGCTGGTCCGGCGGTGGCCTTCTTGCTGCGGTTTTCGCCTGGAACTTTCTCGACAGCAATAACCCGGACTCGTGGCGGATGCTGTTTATCTACGCTTCAATCCCGTCGTTCCTGACTCTGATATTCATTGGGTTGTTCGTCAAAGAGTCGCCGGTTTGGCTGGCCAACCGCGAGTTCATGCGCAATAACACCGACAAAGGCCGCCTCACAGAAATCTTCAGCACCAATTACCTGAAAACCACGCTGCTGGGCCTCAGCATTTCGGTACTCGGCATGTATGGCTATTGGATCATCACAACCTTCATGCCTGCCTACCTGCAGAACATATTGAACGTGCGCATCGACCAGGCACCGGTGTTCATTATCTGGATCGGCATCGGCGCCACGATAGGTTACCTGGCTTACGGCTACCTGGCGGAGAGCATCGGTCGGCGCCTGGCGTTCGCGACCTTCTTCGCCGGCATGGCGATCATGGTGCCCGTTTTCGCCTACTCGGCGACCTTGATGCCGTTGACGGACGGGAAGCTGACTTTCACCACCCAGAACGTCGTTACCCTGGGCTCACTGGCAGCGCTGCTGGGCTTTTTTACCGGTTATTTCAGCGGCTTCGGTGCTTGGTATGCCGAATTGTTCCCCACCAGCATTCGCGCAACGGCTTCGGGCTTTTGCTTCAACTTCGGCCGGATCGGCGCCATTGCCGGGATCAAGCTGGTACCGATCCTGATCCCGATTGTCGGCTTTACAGCGACCATTTCCCTCGCCTCCGTTGCTTACGTGATCGCCGCCATCATGGTGTTCACCTTGCAGGAAACCAAAGGCGTTCAACTCACCAGCGGCAATTGA
- a CDS encoding SDR family oxidoreductase has product MIVDQLYGQGIQRSPNPRQLCRAGSYPRADCDDAYEKYPGIAEHMASITAMGRLGEAGDVGVVIASLLSDDFRWITGQNIEASGGVGLSSNI; this is encoded by the coding sequence ATGATTGTTGACCAGCTATATGGTCAAGGAATTCAGCGATCGCCGAATCCGCGTCAACTCTGTCGCGCCGGGAGCTACCCGCGCGCGGATTGCGATGACGCCTATGAAAAGTACCCGGGGATTGCCGAACATATGGCCAGCATAACGGCGATGGGACGCTTGGGCGAAGCCGGCGATGTTGGCGTCGTGATCGCATCGTTACTTTCGGATGATTTTCGCTGGATTACGGGACAGAATATTGAGGCTTCCGGTGGTGTTGGATTGTCTTCCAACATTTGA
- the parS gene encoding type II RES/Xre toxin-antitoxin system antitoxin: MLQIKNGFPAHLFQAMLRTFNLQEHALAVLLNISMATFEQRVREQRTLGTAASERLDRIATVSHLAEKVFENRDAAAQWMARPNKAIGGSLPIMLCETEIGARQVRRALRALGSGGIV; this comes from the coding sequence TTGCTCCAAATCAAGAACGGATTTCCCGCCCATCTTTTTCAAGCCATGCTCCGGACTTTTAACCTTCAAGAACACGCCTTGGCCGTTCTCCTCAATATATCAATGGCAACGTTTGAACAGAGAGTACGAGAGCAGCGAACCCTTGGTACCGCCGCGTCCGAGCGGCTGGATCGAATCGCTACCGTTTCACACCTGGCCGAAAAAGTCTTTGAGAATAGAGATGCCGCGGCTCAATGGATGGCAAGACCAAATAAAGCCATCGGCGGTAGCTTACCAATTATGCTGTGCGAGACTGAAATTGGTGCTCGGCAAGTCCGCCGGGCACTCCGTGCTTTGGGCTCTGGAGGCATAGTATAA
- a CDS encoding helix-turn-helix domain-containing protein, whose product MEVKEAFGIALRNARARRGLTQEDFHGISSRTYLSTLERGLKNVTLEKAVELARRTGVHPLTLIVEMFLILEPEADLASLFKQVIKEIES is encoded by the coding sequence ATGGAAGTCAAAGAAGCCTTCGGGATTGCGTTGCGTAACGCGCGCGCACGGCGAGGTCTGACTCAGGAAGATTTTCACGGTATCAGCAGCAGGACCTACCTGAGCACCCTAGAAAGGGGTCTTAAGAATGTCACCTTAGAAAAAGCAGTAGAGCTTGCCAGACGTACGGGGGTCCACCCGTTGACCCTTATAGTTGAAATGTTCTTGATTCTCGAGCCTGAAGCGGATCTTGCCTCCCTGTTTAAGCAAGTCATCAAAGAAATCGAGTCCTGA
- a CDS encoding maleate cis-trans isomerase family protein: MKSLRIGQIVPSSNTTMETEIPAMLTSRYGLFPEERFTFHSARMRMMHVSPEELKKMDIDSDRCALELSDARVDVMAYACLVAIMCQGAGYHKVSQARLGKTVASNQSNAPVLSSAGALIDSLNLLEYKKISIITPYMKPLTQQVIDYIEAAGIEVVDSISLEVSDNLEVGRLDPMNLVAHADRLNIGQADGVVLSCCVQMPSLPAIQVVQDRLEKPVLSASIATVYQMLKTLGLTAHVPNAGHLLSGAF, encoded by the coding sequence ATGAAAAGCTTACGTATCGGACAGATTGTTCCCAGCTCCAACACCACTATGGAAACCGAGATCCCGGCGATGCTGACCTCGCGTTACGGGCTCTTTCCCGAGGAGCGTTTCACCTTCCACTCGGCGCGTATGCGTATGATGCATGTCAGCCCCGAAGAGCTGAAAAAGATGGACATCGACAGCGACCGCTGTGCGCTGGAACTCAGCGATGCGCGGGTTGATGTAATGGCGTATGCCTGCCTTGTCGCAATCATGTGTCAGGGAGCCGGCTATCACAAAGTCTCCCAGGCCCGCCTGGGTAAAACGGTGGCCTCCAACCAATCGAACGCCCCCGTACTTAGTTCCGCCGGCGCGTTGATCGACAGCCTGAACCTGCTCGAGTACAAGAAAATTTCGATCATTACCCCGTACATGAAACCACTGACCCAACAAGTCATTGACTACATCGAAGCCGCTGGCATTGAGGTGGTCGACTCCATCAGCCTGGAGGTTTCCGACAACCTCGAGGTCGGCCGTCTGGACCCCATGAACCTGGTGGCCCATGCCGACCGGCTCAATATTGGCCAGGCCGACGGCGTGGTGCTGTCCTGCTGCGTGCAGATGCCTTCGCTGCCCGCCATTCAGGTGGTACAGGATCGTCTCGAGAAACCCGTGTTGTCTGCGTCGATCGCCACGGTTTACCAGATGCTCAAGACCCTCGGCCTGACGGCTCACGTACCGAATGCAGGCCACCTGTTGTCCGGAGCATTCTGA
- a CDS encoding SIR2 family NAD-dependent protein deacylase, with protein MDDMSRATQALRAARKVVFFTGAGISAESGIPTFRDKLTGLWAKHDPQRLETATAFRENPALVWGWYLWRRNQAKQAKPNAAHHMVTHLADSGRSVFVVTQNIDDLHERAGSRNVLHLHGSLATPICFACKRSADLTNEQTAISDEFALIQPPRCLRCNGRLRPGVVWFGEDLPDGAWKTAIAEVKSCDVLISVGTSGVVRPAADIPEIAMAAGATVIHVNLSDVALGNPNELMLVGSAAKLLPLLLLAINDPL; from the coding sequence ATGGACGACATGAGCAGGGCTACACAAGCTCTTCGTGCGGCTCGAAAGGTTGTATTTTTCACAGGTGCCGGTATTTCAGCAGAGAGTGGTATTCCCACTTTCCGGGATAAGCTCACGGGGCTATGGGCGAAGCATGATCCCCAGCGCCTCGAAACGGCAACCGCGTTTCGAGAGAATCCGGCTTTGGTTTGGGGTTGGTACCTATGGCGTCGCAATCAGGCGAAGCAAGCAAAACCTAACGCCGCACACCACATGGTTACGCACCTGGCTGACTCAGGCCGAAGTGTCTTCGTGGTAACTCAGAATATTGACGACTTGCATGAACGTGCCGGCTCTCGAAATGTATTGCACCTCCATGGAAGCTTGGCCACACCGATCTGTTTCGCATGCAAGCGTTCCGCGGATCTGACAAACGAGCAAACGGCGATCTCTGATGAGTTTGCGCTTATCCAACCACCTCGCTGTCTGCGCTGCAACGGTCGGCTCCGGCCCGGGGTAGTTTGGTTTGGGGAGGACCTCCCAGACGGAGCGTGGAAAACAGCGATTGCTGAAGTAAAAAGCTGCGACGTCCTGATATCCGTCGGCACCTCAGGCGTTGTCCGCCCTGCGGCTGATATTCCCGAAATCGCTATGGCAGCAGGTGCAACGGTCATCCATGTGAACTTATCAGATGTGGCTCTGGGTAACCCGAACGAGTTGATGCTGGTAGGCTCGGCAGCGAAGTTACTGCCTCTCCTACTGCTAGCCATCAATGATCCTCTCTAG
- a CDS encoding tyrosine-type recombinase/integrase — MARAPKPLFETYDIFIEQDFSIHAPTLDCVKTYLGEFESELEVARGYAAVRSFLRAFSDNAQTFNSYRSHVERLLLWSLLVKGKPLNRLKRQDAQDYLDFCRNPPGDWIGPVTRSRFVTNPEATGPLDAYLPNPKWLPFNLKSRKNDSAEHVAEQQYHAANGTLNQVYTVCSRFYEYLVEDGFSETNPFRLLKKGNRFSGQEFELSSSRALTPLQWDYVLDTAENMADIEPLRHERTLFILATLFAMYLRVSDLAGRKNWKPTMGDFRLDAEGNWWYHTVGKGNKAAKIAVRDVYVERYLKRYRRFLGLPELPAKDESTPLIKTLNGRAGLSDRQIRALLQAVFDKATDNMRNEGRALHELESLRCASAHWLRHTSATFDAPLRNPKDLQEDLRHSNLSTTQNTYYHSHDQERAHSVKRIGMRDRG, encoded by the coding sequence ATGGCTCGCGCACCCAAACCTTTGTTCGAAACTTATGATATTTTTATCGAGCAAGACTTCAGCATTCATGCACCCACACTGGACTGCGTCAAAACTTATCTTGGCGAGTTTGAATCTGAACTGGAGGTCGCACGCGGTTACGCTGCAGTACGTTCATTTCTGCGTGCTTTTTCGGATAACGCACAAACGTTTAACTCGTACAGAAGCCACGTTGAGCGATTGCTGCTGTGGTCACTGCTCGTTAAAGGCAAACCGCTGAATCGGCTTAAACGACAGGATGCACAAGACTATTTGGATTTTTGCAGGAATCCACCTGGCGACTGGATAGGTCCGGTGACGCGAAGCCGTTTCGTGACCAATCCCGAGGCAACGGGACCCTTGGATGCGTACTTGCCTAACCCTAAGTGGCTACCTTTTAATCTTAAGTCGCGAAAAAATGACAGTGCAGAACATGTTGCCGAACAGCAATACCATGCTGCCAATGGCACTTTGAATCAGGTTTATACTGTGTGTAGTCGATTCTATGAATACTTGGTTGAAGATGGATTCTCCGAAACCAATCCATTTAGATTGTTAAAAAAAGGCAATCGGTTTTCCGGGCAGGAGTTTGAACTCTCATCCTCTCGCGCACTTACTCCATTGCAATGGGACTATGTGTTAGACACCGCTGAAAACATGGCGGACATAGAGCCATTGCGGCACGAACGCACTTTATTTATTCTAGCCACGCTCTTTGCTATGTACCTTCGCGTGTCCGATCTCGCAGGCAGAAAGAACTGGAAACCGACCATGGGCGATTTCCGTTTAGATGCTGAGGGAAACTGGTGGTATCACACTGTTGGCAAAGGCAACAAGGCGGCAAAGATTGCTGTGCGGGATGTATACGTAGAACGCTACCTTAAGCGCTATCGACGATTTCTGGGATTGCCAGAGTTGCCTGCTAAAGACGAAAGCACGCCTCTGATCAAAACACTCAATGGCCGTGCGGGTTTGTCAGATCGACAGATCCGCGCCCTCCTCCAAGCCGTTTTTGATAAGGCAACGGACAATATGCGTAACGAGGGTCGAGCCCTTCATGAGTTGGAAAGTCTGCGTTGCGCTTCGGCTCATTGGCTACGGCACACCTCCGCCACCTTTGATGCCCCTTTGCGCAATCCAAAAGACCTGCAGGAAGACTTACGTCACAGCAATCTCAGCACCACTCAGAACACTTACTATCACTCTCATGACCAAGAACGGGCGCACTCTGTTAAACGTATCGGCATGCGGGATCGCGGCTGA